In a single window of the Biomphalaria glabrata chromosome 13, xgBioGlab47.1, whole genome shotgun sequence genome:
- the LOC106057430 gene encoding protein LZIC-like: MASRGTQETTKLKQNMEEQLDRLMQQLMDLEEMKGELDTEEYEETKAETVEQLKEFQENLNKMIAGNLSLVDQLNGMQLAIQAAISEAFKTPEVIRLFAKKQPGQLRSRLADISRDEKIGKLSKELAIQQSVEILTALKKLGETLTPSEVAYLEQHSSGSLKEFERVSSDIGSGENVLAVAGSQVAQASK, encoded by the exons ATGGCTTCAAGGGGTACTCAAGAAACAacaaagttaaaacaaaatatggaaGAACAGCTTGACAGATTAATGCAACAGTTGATGGACTTAGAAGAAATGAA AGGAGAATTAGACACAGAAGAATATGAAGAAACAAAAGCAGAGACGGTTGAACAATTGAAAGAATTCCaagaaaatttaaacaaaatgataGCAGGAAACTTAAGTTTAGTGGATCAGTTGAATGGAATGCAACTa GCAATTCAAGCTGCAATCAGTGAAGCATTTAAAACACCTGAAGTCATTCGACTATTTGCTAAGAAACAACCTGGACAGTTGCGATCACGCTTAGCTGat ATCAGTCGAGATGAAAAAATTGGGAAATTATCCAAAGAACTGGCAATTCAGCAGTCTGTGGAGATTCTCACAGCTTTGAAAAAACTTGGAGAGACTCTAACCCCATCAGAAGTGGCTTACCTGGAGCAACATTCATCAGGAAGTTTAAAAGAATTTGAGAGAGTTTCCTCTGATATTG GTTCTGGTGAAAATGTTTTAGCTGTTGCTGGATCCCAAGTAGCACAAGCAAGCAAATGA